From Carya illinoinensis cultivar Pawnee chromosome 5, C.illinoinensisPawnee_v1, whole genome shotgun sequence, one genomic window encodes:
- the LOC122309043 gene encoding methyltransferase FGSG_00040-like has translation MVGEEQQQPEMAEDLTQQLRSKATELLLREEWKEAVLAYSQFINICQGQISKTRQHPDPDNLPKLHKSLCLALSNRAEARSRLREFAEALKDCDQALEIGSAHFKTLLCKGKILLNLNRYSMALDCFKIALLDPHASGNAECLNGYLEKCKRLEFLSRTGAFDLSDWVVNGYRGKSPELAEYIGPAQIRKSAISGRGLFATKNVDAGTLVLVTKAIATERGILPSEDSGENAQLVMWKNFIDRVTGSITKCPRTHNLVSTLSISEDEDGLQVPDISLFGPEGEETGHSNEKLDMGRILNILDVNSLVEDAVSAKVLGKNSDYYGVGLWILASFINHSCNPNARRLHVGDYVMVHASRDVKAGEEFTFGYYDALSPLGKRKEMSKTWGFQCNCKRCKFEEEMWGKQEIREIEMGLERGMDVGGAVYRLEEGMRRWVVRGKEKGYLRASFWSAYSGTYCSEKSMKRWGRRIPAVDAVVDSVLEVVGSDERLVKVQVEGSKKTNGLADMERSVKLGKGVYGKAVKKQALRALLELGFH, from the coding sequence ATGGTAGGAGAAGAACAGCAACAACCTGAAATGGCCGAAGACCTAACGCAACAGCTCAGATCCAAAGCAACGGAGCTACTCCTCAGAGAAGAATGGAAAGAGGCCGTACTTGCCTATTCTCAGTTCATCAATATCTGCCAAGGCCAAATCTCAAAGACTCGACAGCACCCAGACCCAGACAACCTCCCCAAGCTCCACAAATCCCTCTGCTTAGCCCTCTCCAACAGAGCCGAAGCGCGGTCCAGGCTGCGAGAATTTGCCGAAGCTTTGAAAGATTGTGATCAAGCACTAGAAATTGGGAGTGCCCATTTCAAGACCCTGCTCTGCAAAGGTAAGATTCTCCTAAATCTGAATAGGTATTCAATGGCTTTGGACTGCTTCAAGATTGCTCTGCTCGATCCTCACGCAAGTGGAAACGCTGAATGCCTTAATGGGTATTTGGAGAAGTGCAAAAGGCTCGAGTTTCTCTCCAGGACTGGAGCTTTTGATCTATCTGATTGGGTTGTCAATGGGTACCGAGGAAAGTCTCCGGAACTCGCTGAGTACATTGGTCCGGCGCAGATAAGGAAATCTGCTATTAGTGGGCGTGGACTATTTGCAACAAAGAATGTCGATGCCGGGACTTTGGTGTTGGTCACCAAAGCAATTGCCACGGAGAGGGGTATTTTGCCTAGCGAAGATTCGGGCGAGAATGCCCAGTTGGTCATGTGgaagaattttattgatagagTTACCGGCTCCATCACAAAGTGTCCTAGAACCCATAATTTGGTTAGTACATTGTCGATCAGCGAAGATGAGGACGGGCTACAGGTTCCGGATATAAGTCTCTTTGGGCCAGAGGGGGAGGAGACTGGTCATTCTAATGAGAAGCTTGATATGGGTAGGATTTTAAACATCTTGGACGTGAATTCTCTGGTTGAAGATGCGGTTTCAGCCAAAGTGTTGGGGAAGAATAGTGATTATTATGGTGTTGGACTATGGATACTGGCTTCATTCATTAACCATTCATGTAATCCTAATGCAAGGCGTTTGCATGTGGGGGATTATGTCATGGTTCATGCTTCAAGAGATGTCAAGGCAGGTGAAGAGTTTACGTTTGGGTATTATGATGCGCTTTCGCCATTGGGCAAGCGCAAGGAAATGTCAAAGACATGGGGTTTTCAGTGCAATTGCAAGCGGTGCAAGTTTGAGGAGGAAATGTGGGGAAAACAAGAGATAAGAGAGATTGAGATGGGTCTTGAAAGAGGGATGGATGTGGGTGGTGCCGTCTACAGGTTAGAGGAAGGTATGAGGAGATGGGTGGTGAGGGGGAAGGAGAAGGGCTACTTGAGGGCATCCTTCTGGTCTGCATACTCTGGGACCTATTGTTCAGAAAAGTCCATGAAACGGTGGGGAAGGCGGATTCCGGCCGTGGATGCAGTGGTGGATAGTGTCCTGGAAGTAGTCGGAAGTGATGAGAGGTTAGTGAAGGTGCAGGTTGAAGGATCGAAGAAAACTAATGGATTGGCGGACATGGAGAGGAGTGTGAAGTTGGGAAAAGGAGTTTACGGAAAGGCGGTAAAGAAACAAGCATTAAGGGCTCTACTCGAGCTTGGCTTTCATTAG